In one window of Desulfovibrio sp. DNA:
- a CDS encoding sigma-54 dependent transcriptional regulator, producing MPLRVAIVDDEPVVCKRLSQALAKEGYAVEAFVSARSFLEAMIEQPFDVVFSDMLLPDMNGLELLPKIKGLRPETEVIIVTGHGTISTAIEAMRDGAFHYLTKPVNFTEIRTLARHAQEKIAMRMENTRLREALLGSSGLSSIVGNSPAIQELFSLIRKVAPVDCNVLIQGDSGTGKALVALALHHLSPRRNQPFVTFNCGGFTEELISSELFGYEKGAFTGAATSRVGLLEAASGGTVFLDEVGEMPLSMQVRLLHVLQERRILRVGGTRPIDLDIRVIAATNRDLKTEVEKGTFREDLFFRLNVVSTTLPRLADRREDIPLLVRHFIEKYRLAFRKQVYDLDDQALAALMGYSFPGNVRELENIIERAVALTDSETITSADLPEDIRRLEFDTLEGDGLPTLAEMERRYVIKILEKTGYNKKLAAEVLGMPRTTLWRKLKEYGVE from the coding sequence ATGCCTCTGCGTGTCGCCATTGTTGACGACGAGCCCGTTGTCTGCAAACGCCTGAGTCAGGCTCTCGCCAAGGAAGGATATGCGGTCGAGGCCTTTGTGAGCGCCCGTTCCTTTCTGGAAGCAATGATCGAGCAGCCCTTCGACGTGGTTTTTTCAGACATGTTGCTGCCGGATATGAACGGTCTTGAGCTGCTGCCCAAAATCAAGGGGTTGAGGCCCGAAACCGAGGTCATCATTGTTACCGGGCACGGTACTATTTCCACCGCCATTGAGGCCATGCGCGACGGCGCCTTTCACTACCTTACCAAGCCGGTGAACTTTACCGAAATACGCACTCTCGCCCGCCATGCGCAGGAAAAAATAGCCATGCGTATGGAAAATACCCGCCTGCGCGAGGCTTTGCTGGGCTCCTCCGGCCTGTCGTCCATAGTGGGCAACAGCCCGGCCATTCAGGAGCTTTTTTCGCTTATTCGCAAGGTTGCGCCTGTGGATTGCAATGTGCTCATTCAGGGCGACAGCGGCACAGGCAAGGCCCTTGTGGCCCTTGCCCTGCACCATCTGAGCCCGCGCCGCAACCAGCCCTTTGTTACCTTCAACTGCGGCGGCTTTACGGAAGAGCTCATCAGCAGTGAGCTTTTCGGCTATGAAAAAGGCGCGTTCACCGGGGCCGCAACAAGCAGGGTCGGCTTGCTGGAGGCCGCTTCGGGCGGTACGGTATTTCTGGACGAGGTGGGAGAAATGCCGCTTTCCATGCAGGTGCGTCTGCTGCATGTGCTTCAGGAACGACGCATCCTGCGGGTCGGCGGCACGCGCCCCATTGACCTGGATATCCGGGTTATTGCGGCCACAAACCGAGATCTCAAGACAGAAGTGGAAAAAGGGACTTTCCGCGAGGATCTGTTCTTTCGGCTCAACGTGGTCAGCACCACCTTGCCCCGGTTGGCGGATCGGCGTGAGGATATTCCGCTCTTGGTGCGGCATTTTATCGAGAAATACCGATTGGCCTTTCGCAAACAGGTTTATGATCTGGACGATCAGGCCCTGGCTGCACTTATGGGGTACAGCTTTCCCGGCAACGTGCGCGAGCTGGAAAACATCATCGAGCGGGCCGTGGCCCTTACCGACAGCGAAACCATCACTTCAGCAGACCTGCCTGAAGATATCCGGCGGCTGGAGTTTGATACACTTGAAGGGGATGGCCTGCCCACTCTCGCAGAGATGGAACGCCGTTATGTAATCAAGATACTGGAAAAGACCGGCTATAATAAAAAACTTGCGGCAGAGGTGCTGGGCATGCCCCGCACCACGCTGTGGCGCAAGCTCAAGGAATATGGAGTGGAGTAG